The Takifugu rubripes chromosome 16, fTakRub1.2, whole genome shotgun sequence genome contains the following window.
GCGACCAACCACATGTTGACATGATGCTATTGATCATAACCTGGATTGGAATTACTGAAGAGGGAAGCAGGGAGCAAGCTGACACAGCCAGGAGTATCTGCCGCTCCAACCAGGCAAAGTCTGACAGTCAGGAGAGTAAAGGAACAGAGGTGGGATCAAACCAGCACTTGAGTTTTAAACGTTTAAGTGACACCTGCAAGAGGATACAAGACGTGGGAGTCTGGGTAGTTTACAGAGGCCCAGCAGATGGAGTTCACCTGAAACAGGTAAAGCCAGGTCAGATTTCCTCCTGTGCACGATTCTGATCATTGAGTTATAAAGTAGCACAACTGCTTCAGCTTAGCGTGGAATACTCCCACCTTACGGTTGGTAAAGTAGAGGTTGTCACACAGCTCCACAGACAGAGATccttggctgctgctgctgaagctcatGATGCCGTACTTGCAGCCTCCGTGCGACACATCGTTGACTGTGAACACTCGCTCGCAAGCAGAGTCTGCCTAAAAGAGCCAAAGAACAAAGAGTCAGAGAACAATTTACCTCAAAAAAGCTTGTCATGAAGCACACATGCGTGAAGGGCTTCTTCTCACCACTATGAGTCTAAAGTTGTCAGTGTTTGGGTTGCTGTTATCTGTACTCTGGATCTCCAGTTTGTGTCGTCTCATCCCACTGACCTTCACCTCATGGACCTGCCTGGAGACATAAAGTACTGAACGGTTCAGATGCCTCATCACAGCTATTTGCATCTGGCTCACATTAACAGAACTATGACATGACCTCTACCTGCAATAGGAGTGTAACTGTGACAGGCCGAGGTGCCTTTTCTGTAGGACCAAGGATGAGTTCAGTCCACTTCTTGGTGCTTTCTAGATAAAAGATAACTTTCAGTCGAGCCCTTCCATAACAAAGAACAGATATTCTATTATAAATGTGGTATATATTTCATATGACTGCAGTGATCTCACAGGAAACTCACTTTTCTGGGATTTTCATCTTCTGCCAGcattctctgcctctctttctccctttctttctcctgTAATTTCTCTTTTGTGAGCGGATTACAGTTATTGTGCCCAGGCAACAGGCGAAAATAGCGATTTTTCTCTGGATCAAAGTAAAAGCCAGGCAGCTCTGGGGTAGGGAGGGTAAAAAAAAGCACGAGCAATCGTTACAGCAATACCTGGAGCACAACTGTTGATCAAAGATTAAACTTCAGTAGTGAGTATTAGTTACTGTCACATTCATGTGGCAGCATCTGGTGCCGAGCCTGACCTGGTGCAGCAGTGCTGGTTtcagaggagcgagaggaagacgAGGTAGAGGAAGAAGCAGCAACAGACTGGTTTTCATGTCTCCCACGAGATGCTCTATATGATGGCCCTGATTCACTCGGTCCATACCTGCAAAGACAGCACAAATGATGAGCTGGTATCCTGTATAAGGACGTCAGAAAATCATCAAGACTATTAGACAAACCGCTGATCTTCCTGagacgacctttgacctctgcgcCAGCCTCGATATTGACCTGCACCTGGTCGTCGGTGTGGCCGCAGCCCTTCTCGCCAATTCCATTTCTTCATTCCCAAATATTCTGACGCAGGATATTAATAGCAAACcgatcatttaaaaatatatatctcAGATTCCAACGTGTCAGGCAAGCATGTTTACCTCTTAGCTGGACTAGCTGTGATTAGCCTTTtttagctaacgttagcaatACATTTTCAAACACCTTTAGCTAGACGATTAATTTAAATTTATCGCACGTAAGTGTTCCCACAACGTCTATCAAAATAGGTTCCGTGTATATCATAAGACTTCTTGTATCTTAACCCCTTAAACTGATAATTTTACAGTTTGAAGATTCAAGTCCCCTCACATGCTAACCGGAGTGCTGTCAGCTACAGCCATATTGACCCGCCTCCTGAAGACGTTCATTGGTTAATCTTTAACAATAGTAAATGACGTCACAGAAATCTATTGGTTGTTATTTATCAGCCACGTCTGAGACAAATATATATAATCGCTTACAAAGAAACATTCAAGTTGTAAAGTAATGCCAGAAGTAGGTTTTTCCGCGCCTACTAtagtttttaaatgattaatgacAATTTCAAGATGCATTATTGTTTACGTGTTGCTGTCTTATCTAAGACACCTTCAGCTAATGAAAGATACATAATTCAGCTAGACAGAGCTCAGGATGTTGGTTATTTTCATTTCCAACTGGTAGCACTTTAAGCAAAGTTAATTATATTTCATGAAACGATCACGTCTTCCCTGACCATTGGTTTTAATACTCTTTTTAAGCCACGCCCTCTACGTGCATGCCGTGGTTGTATTGGTAGGGCGCACAGTGCCCAGGACCGCATTGGCtgttgtgtatgtatgtattttttCTCCATAAGGGTCCCAAAGTAAACCGAGATTTGGAATATTACGTTACAGTCCAGGAGGAAAATGGCGACTGTCATTCATAATCCTCTGAAATCGTGAGTACTTTTCCCCCCCTACAAACTAACAACTCTTTGCTCTCAGTTTATTTGATGAGAACGAAAGGTGCTTTCATTCTAAATGTATTTCTAGGACATTTGAGGGCATTCTCCGTGCGCGCGCGCCGTTCAGTTGTTGTGATGTTGTGCAATAATAGTAAAGATGATGGTCTAGAAGCGTGGATCAGTGCTCGCATCTCTAACGAGCGCGCAAATCTCCACTCGTGCACTTGGTTCCACTTGGTCACAAAGTTGTCTTTGACTGTATTCCTCGGTAATAACAGCGACTGACACACTGTGTCACCTTTGCAGGAGCAAACCTGCATCGATTTCACGCGTTTATTGCCACAGAGCGGCTTTTTTGTTGCGCCACCTGAATAACCGGTTATTAAATAGCAGCCAATAACAGAAATTAACTTCCTTTCATGTCTGCAGCGGAAACCCGTAATCTATAACATAATTGGGGGGCGTGTTTTTCCCCCTGAAGTTGGAGATGCAGAAACTGATTTCTTGATGATCTTTGCAGCTCCGCAGCACGCGCCACCAAAATAGAGTTTATATATAATATGCATAAAGAGAAGAGAGCCGCCACCAGGGCTTGGCAGTGAATAAACTCATTTAAATCTGATTGCTCACGTGGAATGTGTTGCGTAAAACATACAGATGAGAATCCACTTTGGTGTTGAAACACTGAATTTTATAGTTGTCTAAACCCACTGACAACCTGAAATATCCTAAGAGAAGCACACTGGCTGGAAAAACCTGTAATCTGGTGTATTCTAAACAGATTAGGTGTATATGGATATTTATGTTGTGTCGCTTATATCTTTGCAGTCATGCTGAACAGCAGATTAGCAGCGTCCCAGAGGTCTCCTGGGTCCATCTGCTGAGACGCATGTAAAGAGGCTGGggctgggacagagagagagagagagagaatggaagGAGGGAATCCCCATCTGCCGTTTATATTTTGAAATTCTCAGACAGACCCCCACCCCCTGACCTGCCATATCTGCAACGAAATGGAAAACAGTGCTCGCGTAGGCTGAAAGCAGCAGCTTGATCCCAACCCTCCGAACCAAACAGCATCAGAACACTGTCAAATTGGCCCAAACTGTATCAGTGTAACTGACTAATTTGACAGGCTTGACAGAACGTGGCTGTCATCCGTATGGATCACAGTCTCATATGCACCCAAGATGAGTTCGTACCATCATCAGTCGGCAATCATTCACACTTTGCATCTTTTCTTGTGATTAATCCTGGCCCGccatgagcatgtgtgtgtgtgtgtgtgtgtgtgtgtgtgtgtgtatgtgtttgcaCAGTGGGCATTAATTCAGAGCTGACATGATAAGTATTCAAATGAGGGACACGCTTCACGTGCAGAGATGGTTCCATAAAAGCTGGTGTTTAATTCAGCCCCCCCTGCATATTTACCAGGATCTGGATTTGTCGTGCCCCTGTTTGCGTGAGGATTGTGGGCCAAGTAGATGCGTGATTATGTGCGTATGAAGGGGGTCAACATGTGTGCGTTTTTATTGTGAGTGTTTACTGCGCGTGTAGGCGATGGTTTCGTAGAGACCCACCCTTCCCCCAATATGCGTGAGAGGGGAGCGTTGGTGGTTttcggggggggtggggggtctgtCTCGCTGCACTCACTGAGTGCATTTGTGCTACACCCACAGCACAGAGGTGAACTCTGGCCTTTGTCTTTCCCAGCTGGGGGATTGAGAATATCCAGGAATGGTTTCCAGGCAAAGGTGATTAAATattccagattttttttaaaaatggaaacctTTTACTTCTCGTGTCCCAGAAAGCGGTGAAACGAAGCACACTGTTTTTTAggtataaaatatttaaatgttgacATCTTTAGCTCAGGGCTCCAGCTTCTGTGCCTCTTCCAGGCCTGGAACTCTGGCACCACTTCCCCGTTATTCCCTTTGTGGACAGACAAATACGCGTGCTTGTGCGTACACACATCCCCGTGTTGGGGGGAAATTAGTGTGACAGGGTCTGAAAGGGAGCACGTGTGCCTCGGGACATGTAGAGACCCCCTCTTTCCATCCCATTcttggctcctccccctcctcccattcTTCCTGTGGTTCCTGACACAGATGCAGATAACTCACGCCCTCCTCACCCCACTGCTGCCAAGGACCCTTTTCAACAGTTTCATGTTTAAAGAGTATTTTTTTCACCATATTCATTAGCAATGACCCACATGTTTGAGACAACAAGTAACTTGGGTGATTTAAATTGTATATAAAATAACTAAAATCTTGTTGAGAAACGTCTGAATGTCCTCGCATCTCCATCGTCATATGGTTGGTTGCTTTTTGCTCTTTAAGCTCTGTGTGCTGTTAGTCGCAACTatcagagaaaataaaacagaccCGGGTGATGAGTCTGATGGGAATGGCAGCCGGAAGACTCTTTGGATTCAAGCGGATAAGCTCAATCTCGAGGAAGCTTTTACTGAGGAGCACACAAAGTTCCTCTGTTAATGGGAGACAATCATGAGGACACAAGCCCTCAGTGTCCAGGAAGCTGGTGACCAAGGAGAACGTGTTGTCCAACATGCAAACCTGGAATTATATAAGACCAATCTGATGGGATCATTTTCAGTGGGTTGGGGGAGGATGTCTGAGGACACACAACCCATTTAAACCGATCCATGTGCACGCACATGAACGCAGCACTTACAATTGGTTACGTAAGAGTTTACGAAGCTGCCTGGGGACAATGGCAGTTAAAAGTAGAGCACAAAAGCACAGGACGAAGACAGATGAGCAGGGATGCAGCAAATGATGAATGAGGCGCAGCTTCACTTCAGGGAATGTGAGGTATGTGACAGGAAGTCTCCCGGATTTGTCTGGATCACAACGACCGCTGCTCGGCCGTACTGTAAAAACCCACCAGCTGCATTCCTCATCTCCGTAGGTCTCccgaataaaaaaaaacccctcagcTAGCAAAACACCACATGTTCCAGTGCAGATGTCGCACTGAGCGCACGCTGTGGCGCTAAACGTGTAAACAAAGGCCACCATAGAGGTCTCACTGATTGCATGgttgtggtgctgctgtttggAATGCATCCTCCTCACCAGACGTTATGAGAGACAGATGTGAACAGTGATATTAGCTGTAATGTCTTCTCCTTCTTGATCCCATCCTAAGTTATTTATGACTGAGGCTGCTATCACCCGCTGCAGTCAGATAGCATATAAATGCTAATTCATGCTTTTATAAGCTGTCGCCTTGATTACTGGAATGCTTTTTATGTTACCTGTTGCAAGAATCTTCATTTATTGCTCTATATGGCCTCTCCCACCCTGTCTGTCAACATTCCACAGCTCTGCGTTCATCTGGCCTCTTTCTTTCACCTTAACTGAGATCACAAACAACTTGGTGATCGTGCCTTTGCTGCAAATGCCCCCAAAGCCCTCGGTGATATTTAAGACACAATCTTTAATTTCGGCCTTCTGCTGTGAATAAATGTCTGGTAACGTAAACAGGCCGTGGGTGAAGAGCGCGCTCAAATCAACAAAGCCCCAATTTAAACATTCTATCTATACATGCCTGCTTTATTCATAGCCTCTGTTACAGCttttcctcccccatcctcttcgTCAAGACACTGCACATCTTTGTGGGAATGGATACAACCGGTGCTACTCTTTAACATTCTTCACGTGTTCACATAGAGCAGCCAATAATGATCAGGCAGACAGTGTTCGTTTTGCTCTGACCCATTATAATTCCCATATTTTCCCATTGATTTCAGCTATTAAATGAAGGCTGAAACCCACTGAGAGTGTAAAACAGTGGATCTGTTAGAGGCTATAGAAAATAATATTGATGGCTCACTCTATAATGCATGCACTCTCGCTGGGTCAATATCTGAGCACATCCATATGTATCCTGTGAGCTTTGATCGCACAGACCTGGATCTATGCATCATTCTGGGCGCCAGCACAGTTAAATCTGACTAATGGACCGGGTCTGCTCACAGGTGATGTAAATTATTAGCTGCTCGGGGCATGTTAGTGCTGCAAACCATCCAAAAAGCTGTTAGACGCTAAATAACGGGATTGCTTCATGGAAATGAAAAAGCCGAACGGAAGCAATTCAACAGGAGTGAACCCTGAGTTTAATCAAAAATGGCTGACGagtgtctgtctctgtttgtCTGCCATCAGGCTCGGTGACCAGTTCTACCAGGAGGCCATCGAGCACTGCCGCAGCTACAACGCTCGCCTCTGTGCCGAGCGCAGCGTGCGCATGCCCTTTCTGGACTCTCAAACCGGCGTAGCCCAGAACAACTGCTACATCTGGATGGAAAAATGCCAGCGGCAGCCAGGTGACCGGGGCAGAGGGCGAGCAACGGCACTAGTGTAACCCAAGACCTCATCAAAGTGAAAACACTCTGTGGGGGCAGGATGGATTTATACACCAGCTCTTTAATAAAACAGCCCCCTCCTCTATATTATATGAGGTACCACTCGATGACAAGAATGCTTTATGCACATCTGGGTCCCCACTTCAGCCAAAGGGAACAATCTGTTCTTTACTGAGGGACGGACGCAAATAGCCCGCTCTCCATCTTGTATGCAAAGCCCTCCAGGCCACACCCTAT
Protein-coding sequences here:
- the wdr21 gene encoding WD repeat domain 21 yields the protein MKKWNWREGLRPHRRPGAGQYRGWRRGQRSSQEDQRYGPSESGPSYRASRGRHENQSVAASSSTSSSSRSSETSTAAPELPGFYFDPEKNRYFRLLPGHNNCNPLTKEKLQEKEREKERQRMLAEDENPRKKAPRSGLNSSLVLQKRHLGLSQLHSYCRQVHEVKVSGMRRHKLEIQSTDNSNPNTDNFRLIVADSACERVFTVNDVSHGGCKYGIMSFSSSSQGSLSVELCDNLYFTNRKVNSICWASVNYPDSHVLLCLVGAADTPGCVSLLPASLFSNSNPDQPGMLCSFKISSAWSCAWCLNPQFDKTFSTGLSHRVILKDAETGRTQTYSSSSDVLAQQFALRVPVLFNGCRSGEIFSIDLRQRGRRDHNWKASRFHQESAITSVRVLQDENYLLAADMLGQIKLWDVRVTKPVQEYKGHRNEHAYLPVHVCEPEGLLMAVGQDCYTRLWSLKDGHLLRTIPSPYPAANDMIPSVVFSSKIGGCRGLPGLLMAVKHDLYYFPYNTDYQDVGEKNSGF